A single Oncorhynchus nerka isolate Pitt River linkage group LG10, Oner_Uvic_2.0, whole genome shotgun sequence DNA region contains:
- the LOC115135660 gene encoding cofilin-2-like, which produces MASGVTVTDEVITVFNEMKVRKAQANEDEKKKRKKAVLFCLSEDKKHIVLESGKEILTGDVGTTIADPYLHFVKMLPADDCRYALYDATYETKETKKEDLVFIFWAPDGAPLKSKMIYASSKDAIKKKFTGIKHEWQVNGLEDIKDRRTLAEKLGGSSVVTLEGGPV; this is translated from the exons ATG GCCTCTGGGGTGACAGTGACCGATGAAGTTATTACAGTCTTCAACGAGATGAAGGTGCGTAAGGCCCAGGCGAACGAGGACGAGAAGAAGAAGCGGAAGAAGGCGGTGCTGTTCTGCCTGAGCGAGGACAAGAAACACATCGTCCTTGAATCGGGTAAAGAGATCCTGACTGGCGATGTGGGTACTACCATTGCAGATCCCTACCTGCACTTTGTCAAGATGCTGCCCGCAGATGACTGTCGCTACGCCCTCTATGACGCTACCTACGAGACCAAGGAGACCAAGAAAGAGGACCTGGTCTTCATCTTCTG GGCCCCAGATGGTGCTCCACTGAAGAGCAAAATGATCTACGCCAGCTCAAAGGACGCCATTAAAAAGAAATTCACAG GTATCAAGCATGAATGGCAAGTTAACGGTTTGGAGGACATCAAAGATCGGCGAACCTTAGCAGAGAAGCTTGGAGGCTCGTCAGTGGTCACCCTTGAAGGTGGGCCTGTATAA
- the LOC115136419 gene encoding neuronal PAS domain-containing protein 4A-like: MYRSTKGASKARRDQINAEIRNLQELLPISDTDKARLSYLHIMSLACMYTRKSVFFVQDALQDETMDFMSFHELSGLMHELSGFMLLLTSDGKLLYLSDNVADHLGHCMVDLVAQSDSVYDIINPMDHYVMRSNIAGLPMTTTDTDRLFRCRFNTTKFIRRQGAGNKLMLVRARCLTPPCPVSNYWTSNPVWVCFCTPLKTKTSNLTIAKSAPFTPPPEHAFPLACFHSQHNRDMRLWDVQDSVSVYLGYDVESLRSRSWYSLVHPRDLSHASEQHHIILNEGGQVEMVLQVETADHSWVWLYMVLQLNNGEHPISCHNYIISESEVWSIRQQLCLEQNQFPGYLGSGQSLSSPDQVFSSSGLSALSLDFSHATSDVSACEEPMQPVGYGPRSSLSSLDEENFPQTHGGQHQWKPKSSHLSVGPTTVYPPASLTDPESDILSLRITSQSLTNISDPLPSSLTEPLAPLTMPHPQQIGELACTPPYTPHLESGSFPFGEQLPLSLVHINSAVSCPMTHEMITSALRAPAFSQAFSSDHPELFSPAEPHRKLPPTTDSFGGDECSIMSLPQIMGPLYVDVSHNPFCGPLNELLLTPAASPTHPPCSFLSIDRKQERENEEISLLAKYISSLAEGFCCDPLLPGVTPSTLTSPSLQATSQSSSPPCGGECQPWRGLDPPRSREDISLYEESMLLESLIEALSSFPLSCSSCSSSSSSLNSSSPCSPLTPVSRCNPSLIEGESSIGVNHFQSTQCNCLAVGGALMVIRVMDMEVSEEPPSSLPSSAIVLTAFQEGASALVHPAPTIGLPNAQSFLEELGDMGPLFEADASFTPSWGNNLSCINSHSTMHSESFHQDGSLRDPAF, translated from the exons ATGTATCGGTCCACAAAAGGAGCATCGAAGGCTCGGAGGGACCAAATCAACGCAGAGATTCGGAACCTACAGGAACTGTTGCCCATCTCCGATACTGACAAAGCTCGACTCTCCTACCTACACATCATGTCACTTGCCTGCATGTACACCAGAAAGTCTGTATTCTTCGTTCAAG ACGCTCTTCAAGACGAGACCATGGACTTCATGTCTTTTCACGAGCTCTCGGGGCTGATGCACGAATTGTCAGGTTTCATGCTACTCCTAACAAGCGACGGAAAACTTCTGTATCTATCAGACAACGTCGCAGACCACCTTGGGCAttgtatg GTGGACCTGGTTGCCCAGAGTGACAGTGTGTATGATATCATCAATCCTATGGACCACTACGTCATGAGGAGCAACATTGCAGGTCTACCAATGACCACTACTGATACAG ACAGGTTATTTCGATGTCGCTTCAATACCACAAAGTTCATCCGGCGGCAAGGTGCAGGGAACAAGTTGATGCTGGTCAGAGCTCGCTGCCTCACCCCACCTTGCCCTGTCTCTAATTACTGGACCTCCAACCCAGTATGGGTGTGTTTCTGTACCCCTCTGAAGACAAAAACGTCTAACCTCACAATCGCCAAGAGTGCCCCCTTCACCCCACCCCCTGAGCACGCCTTTCCGCTAGCTTGTTTTCACTCTCAACACAACAGGGACATGAGGCTTTGGGACGTGCAGGACAG TGTGAGTGTGTACCTGGGCTATGATGTGGAATCTCTACGCTCTCGCTCCTGGTACAGCCTGGTTCATCCCAGGGACCTCTCCCATGCCTCTGAACAGCACCATATCATAT TAAATGAAGGAGGGCAGGTGGAGATGGTGTTGCAGGTGGAAACAGCAGACCACTCCTGGGTCTGGCTCTATATGGTCCTCCAGCTGAACAATGGAGAACACCCCATCAGCTGCCACAACTACATCATCAG tgagtCAGAGGTGTGGTCAATACGCCAGCAGCTGTGTTTGGAGCAGAACCAGTTCCCTGGGTATTTGGGTTCTGGCCAGAGCCTGTCTAGTCCAGACCAGGTCTTCAGCAGCAGTGGCCTGTCTGCACTTTCTTTAGACTTCAGCCATGCCACGTCTGATGTGAGCGCTTGTGAGGAGCCAATGCAGCCAGTTGGTTATGGTCCTCGGTCCAGCCTGTCATCTCTGGATGAGGAGAACTTCCCGCAGACACATGGAGGACAACACCAGTGGAAACCAAAGTCCAGCCATCTCTCTGTTGGGCCAACCACTGTGTACCCTCCTGCCTCACTGACTGATCCTGAGTCTGATATTCTGTCTCTGCGAATAACCTCTCAATCTCTAACCAATATTTCagaccctctcccctcctccctcactgAGCCTCTTGCCCCTCTTACTATGCCCCACCCTCAACAGATTGGGGAGCTTGCATGCACTCCCCCGTATACCCCTCATCTTGAAAGTGGCAGTTTTCCTTTTGGGGAGCAACTGCCACTCAGTTTAGTTCACATCAATTCAGCTGTGTCATGCCCAATGACCCATGAAATGATTACCTCAGCACTCAGAGCACCAGCCTTTTCCCAGGCCTTCTCCTCTGATCATCCTGAGCTGTTTTCCCCAGCAGAGCCTCATAGAAAGCTGCCCCCCACCACTGATAGTTTTGGGGGAGATGAATGCTCCATCATGAGCCTGCCACAGATTATGGGGCCTTTGTATGTGGATGTTTCCCACAATCCCTTCTGTGGCCCTCTGAATGAGCTCCTCCTTACCCCAGCGGCATCACCCACACACCCGCCCTGCTCCTTCCTCTCCATAGACAGAAagcaggagagggagaatgaaGAAATTTCTCTCTTGGCTAAATATATTAGCTCTTTAGCTGAGGGATTTTGCTGTGACCCGCTTCTACCCGGAGTGACCCCATCCACTTTGACTTCACCCAGCCTTCAGGCCACATCCCAGAGTTCCTCTCCTCCTTGCGGAGGTGAGTGCCAGCCCTGGAGGGGGCTAGACCCGCCCCGTAGCCGAGAGGATATCTCTCTGTATGAGGAGAGTATGTTACTTGAGAGCCTAATTGAGGCGCTCTCATCGTTCCCTTTGTCCTGCTCTTcatgctcctcttcttcctcctctttgaACTCCTCCTCCCCTTGCTCACCACTCACTCCAGTGAGCAGGTGTAACCCCAGCCTCATCGAGGGTGAGTCTTCAATCGGTGTCAACCATTTCCAGTCAACGCAGTGTAACTGCTTGGCAGTGGGTGGAGCTTTGATGGTCATCAGGGTGATGGATATGGAGGTGTCAGAGGAGCCTCCATCTTCACTACCATCATCAGCCATCGTTCTCACAGCCTTCCAGGAGGGTGCCTCTGCCTTGGTCCATCCGGCCCCCACCATTGGTTTGCCCAATGCCCAGTCCTTTCTGGAGGAACTGGGTGACATGGGACCTCTGTTTGAGGCAGATGCCTCTTTCACCCCGTCTTGGGGTAACAACCTGAGTTGTATCAACTCCCACTCAACCatgcattcagaaagttttcaccAAG ATGGAAGCTTGCGTGACCCTGCGTTTTAA
- the LOC115136420 gene encoding small ribosomal subunit protein uS12m-like: MASLGSLRPMLTSLMQVSQSVSQWSGPVLSRTMATLNQMHRRGKPSPPPPSVSAMFGRPQLKAVILKTMIRKPKKPNSANRKCARVRLSNGKEAVVFIPGEGHNLQEHNVVLVQGGRTQDLPGVKLTVVRGKYDCAHVVKKKNN; this comes from the exons ATGGCGTCATTGGGGAGTCTGAGACCAATGTTGACATCACTAATGCAAG TGTCTCAGTCTGTCTCCCAATGGTCCGGACCTGTCCTCTCCAGAACTATGGCTACTCTGAATCAGATGCATCGCCGGGGGAAGCCGTCCCCCCCTCCCCCGAGCGTCAGCGCCATGTTCGGCCGCCCCCAGCTGAAGGCAGTGATCCTGAAGACAATGATCCGGAAACCCAAGAAGCCAAACTCGGCCAACCGTAAATGTGCCAGAGTCCGCCTGAGTAACGGCAAGGAGGCAGTGGTCTTCATCCCCGGGGAGGGACACAACCTCCAAGAGCACAATGTAGTGCTGGTGCAGGGGGGCAGGACACAGGACCTGCCAGGAGTCAAGCTGACTGTGGTCAGGGGAAAATATGACTGCGCTCATGTTGTGAAGAAGAAAAATAACTGA